The Ziziphus jujuba cultivar Dongzao chromosome 3, ASM3175591v1 region GCATGAAACAACATCAACAAGACAAATAcaagacaataataataagcagaaaagatataaaagaagaaaaaatgctGGTTTATATTATTCCGTATGATATTAAACAACAAATGCTACATTATTTAAGATTTTCAAGCTCGAAAAGATCCGAACTTGAACAGGAAACTGCATCGTCATCCCAAAGAAAATCTCTCTGGATTTGACGATAGTATCTCCTAAATTCCTCTCTGGCTGCTTCCTCCACTCGCCGCGTTCTCTCGGACACTTGGAATTCATGCAACCGTTTGATTTTCCATGCAGGCATCAGAGTCGAGCCGACTTCTTGTTCTTCTGGTTCGTGCAAGCATCTGTGACCACATGAGCGACCATTCTCATCCACAATGACAGTCACAGGGTCGAAACGAACCGTTTTTTTAACGGCATGGGCGGAGGACGAGCTCTTGGATTTTTTGGCGGTGAAAAGAGAGTTAAGGAATTGAGTTGGCTGTTTCACCTTGCTGTAAATCTTCAAAGCCcctgatttcaaaattttgtcaaGCTTAGTCCGAGTGTGTGTGCTGTTCTTCTCTGTTTCGGTAATGGATCGAACAGGCTTTGGTGGCTTGGGCATCGGCAATGTGAGTGTCGTGTAACACACAGAGAATGATGGCATTTTCTTTAAACAAAATGAATAGAAGATGACacgcaaaaaaaaaatggtaacaaTGAGAGTGTCGTATAACACACAGAAAATAATGAAGGACTAGAGGTTTTTATGCtttccctcttcttcttccttgagACTTTATAAAGGACAAAGATCCTTTCCATCTCCCTTGATTAGTGCTAAATTTTTTCTTACCCAAGATTTAATGTTTAATTGATTGAATTACGCTTAAGGAAATTAAAATCAGTCACAAAATATGATCAAAATAATaagagatatatatattgttaattataaatattgttaaaatataattattatggaaatatattgtatattatattttatttagtctgtattttttttggcaaaaataatcatttagcCATTTAATTTTACGTATccgtattttattaatttattttaattctaaaatcacataaaagaaATTAGCACTGATCAATGAAATTGTTTCCAAGTAATGGTAGAAACGTTGgccatattatatattattctgattttgatttattttgtaattgtttttcccttaaaaataatccattagtcattcaattttgggtatccatattttattaatttatttttaatttgaaaatcatataagaaaaattaacacaaatcaatgattaatgaaattaaaaaggtTCATAATTATTGTTTCCATATTATAATCTAGATAAGTTttacttatattttttatatatttgtaaaaaaaattaaacttaaataGTTCATTATATGGTACAAATAGATTAATAAACATAAAAGTTTACttttaatattgattttgaccatatttgattttttttaaatatttataaaaggctaaattttgaatctaatttaatattcttaccaaacataaaaataagaataattaattttttttctttgtttttatccCCATAAATAGCTATTTttgttcaaatataaatttgccATAAGAATACAAttcactattatttttttttttggtatatttcaatattaaaattatttattttaaaattatcctaatttaagaaatagttattaatttttaaaagttcaaaattgATATTCCTTTCTTTCCACGATAAAATGGttaccatatttaaaatatatttaaatctagaTTAGTTATCatgtactaaaaatatataaataattaatttttatgtaatttaatatttttagaaagaaaaaaaattcaaaataataaccaaactattcctttttccttatttaatttttatgaataattatttctaTCCTGAATAATCATTTTAATACTAAACTAAATGTGACCTAAGTTTTTTAATTGCCAGAATAAAAGGttagtcttttatttatatcgagaaattaatgagaaaaagaaaaaaaaaattgttatgaaTGGGATAGGTTTCAGAAGTATTATAGGCTTAGAATTATTCCAATTGATaaggtatacatatatatatatatatgatcaaaataataggatatatatttccatgataattattttaatagtgtttataattaaataccaaaataagaaATGTACATGCCCAACTGGTTTAATCCCCAACTGCACATGccaaatttaattacttaataaaTGCGCACAAATTTAgatgaattatttaattttgagtgtaaactatattattattgtttgtgaTAGTTGCCCACTCTTTAATTTGTTATCGTTAAAATCTAGAACGTCTAGTATATCAAgtccttttttattataaaaaagaaagaaaacaaaaaaggaaagaaaaaaaaaagctacatCAAGGCCTTTAGTTTAGAAAGCAAGATCTATTTTTGGTACGTAGAATGAAAGGCTATTccaaaatattatcttttttatatttggtataattttaaattaaaaggtTCATAATTGTTGTTTCCatattataatctatataagttttaaatatatctttgatatatttgtaaaagaaattcaatttaaatagtTCATTATATAGTCAAAATAgatcaataaatataaaagtttacttttaatattatatagtcAAAATAgatcaataaatataaaagtttacttttaatattaattttgaccatatttgattttttaaaaatatttatcaaagaccaaattttgaatctaatttaatattcttaccaaacatataaataggaattattaatttttttctttgtttttatccCCATAAATAGCTATTTttgttcaaatataatttttctataagaATACAATTcactattcttttttttggtatatttcaattttaaaattatttattccataaaaatacatattctcCTAATTTAAgaaatagttattaatttaataaatgattaatttttatgtaatttaatatttttggaaagagaaaaattcaatataataacCAATCATGTCAATAAAATAACTACTCctttttccttatttaatttttatgaataattatttctattatGAATAATCTTTCTATTTACTAAACTAAACGTGACCTAAGTTTTTTAATAGCCAAAATAAAAGGTTAGTCTTTTGTTTATATAGAGAAATTAacgaaaagaataaaaaagagaataatTGTTATGAATGGGGTAGGTTTCAAGAGTATTATAGGCTTAAAATTATTCCGATTGATATAgtacatactatatatatatatatatattgtaaatgaATAATTGGAGTGACCACATATAATATATGGTAATATTGTACAAAGCTTGTTTCATAATATAGATGTGGCATAAATTATTTTGTGtcttatgtttttatatatgtatggattGTATGATATACATGTATTTAcacacaattatatatatatatatatacacacaatatAAGATCAATTTAATTTGATAGCTAGGTATTCCATTTTAATAATGAGAATAAAAATCTAAGCTAACACTGGCATGCAAAATAGTTATTTTacgtttaaaaaaatctaaatctaggcacgattattattattattattattattattattattattattattattattacaaggCATCTGTTTTTGtggatatgcatatatattttgttactcTTAATAAAGCatctattataataataatattattattatgatattaaaatgaagtatatatttaattaggaATAGGCCATTTTGAAGAAGTGGGGAAGGGGGAGGAGTAAACTTCATTTAATCCAATAATAGTCCAGATAATTCTTTTATTCCGAGTAAAATCTATGCACTAAAAACGAAAAAG contains the following coding sequences:
- the LOC125423249 gene encoding protein BIG GRAIN 1-like B, with translation MPKPPKPVRSITETEKNSTHTRTKLDKILKSGALKIYSKVKQPTQFLNSLFTAKKSKSSSSAHAVKKTVRFDPVTVIVDENGRSCGHRCLHEPEEQEVGSTLMPAWKIKRLHEFQVSERTRRVEEAAREEFRRYYRQIQRDFLWDDDAVSCSSSDLFELENLK